TTGTTTTATCATGACTCGATTATTAGGGTATctaaatcaagaaatcttgagaaatTGCCATGAACAGTCATTACTATATATGCAATTTCAATATAACTGTTGTCGCCATGAATCCAGAAGGCGAGCCAAAGTGGCCGAAGACATAGCGTGAGGCACTGGTGTGCATTGTCTCCGCCATGCAGCAGGCGAGGCCGAATGTCATGGGCCTGATCGAGCTCCGCCATGCCTAGTTCATCAGGTTGTCCATCTTGGACACCATGAAGTCCACCGCCATATGGAGCGGGTGTGTTGTTTCCGTTGCGGCGGTGGAGCAGGCGAGAGGGACTCGGAGTGCGATATGCCCgtgcgggggaggaggaggcgtgGTGATGATCGTGGGTCATGGGAGGCAGACAGTGGTGGTGGGAGGTCGGGTGAAATGTCACGAATTTCTTTGTATTTTTTACACGAAATGGACGGCCTATTCAATTAGAAAGGTCTGAAATGCCACGAATTTGTTTGTATTTTTTACACAAAATGTCTTGAGTTACGGAATTCATGGATTCTATAAAAGAGAGTGTATGAGTTGTATTGTTCTGTTTTATTACGCTTTTACCACCACAACAATGGCATGGTTTTAGTCGTCTTCTTAGCCTTCAAGCCATGTTTCATCCTGTGGCCTGGATTTACAATTGTGCTGCAATTCTCTGGCATTTTTTTATCTTTTTGTAAACCAGATTTTGGTCCATGACTCCAACACCAAATATCTTTTGATTTTATAATTaaattttttgcgaggaaggatttCATAAACTTTCAACATCAGACAATATTGGATCATGGCCATACGCAAGATGGCATTGACATATGGTAACCTACTCACCACAGAGAAGGAGAACCCCATAAATTTAGGAAAAATAGATTACACGCAAAAAAAGGGAAACTCAAAGTAATTAATTATTGAAACAAACAAATTCCGTTAAAATTCATGGTATATAATTATAACTTGGAATAAAAGTATTGAAAATGAACTTGATTGTAACTAGAACTTGTTCAAAAAGGGTAAATTATAGATATTTTTAAATGGAAATTAGGTAAAGCTACAAATAAGTTACACGGGAAAAAATACATAAAACGTGAATGTTCATAGCTTATTTTATTGCGCTTTTCCTAGAATCCTTAGTTTTTTTTttcataatgtgtgtgtgtgtgtgtgattttgTTTCGTATTTTTAGAACATAGGAATACAGTGTTTTAATTAATTTGCACCCTTTTGGTAACTTCCCCAAAGAAGTTCTTCTGACAGATTTCTTTACATTTTCAGTTTTCctgttttccaaaaaaaaaacttcAGATTTGATATTTCTTTCCTGGTCTATCCGTCTTCTATCTTACTGAAGCTGCATGCGTGCGAACAGTTGGTACACTACTATTGTTCGGTTGCACTGCTTTGACTGAAAGTAGAGACCAAATTAACTCGTCCGGTTAAAAAAGTGGAGGCTGCATAATGGCTGGTGCTAGACTCAAGTGACCAAACATAAAATCAGCTGATTAGCCACCACACAGACTTACATTTTCACTACACAGACATGCAGTTCATAATGCTGACCAAACATAATGGAGGCTGCATAATTACTGTACGTGCTGCTACGTACTAATCATGCATGCTCGAGATCAGACGCTCACGTACGCGCGTGCGTCCGTCCGCACCACACCCACACCGATCGGTCGATCGATCTACCACAATGCATACCCATGTCGACGGCCGACGGGTGGACGGATCAGTTCATGTTGCGGGCGCAGCGCGTGATGGCGGAGCAGCCGCGCGTGTAGGGGTTGGCCTGCTGCATCGACCCGCAGTTGGTGTAGTAGGACTGCCCGCGCTTGTCGCACGGGATCGCGTCGGCCCGCAGCGCCGCGTAGCTGATGTACCTGGCGCTCGGCTTCCTGCCGACCAGTTCCTGCTCGTCCGCCGCGCACTGCCCCTGCAGGCCCAGCGTCGTCGTCCCGTCGAAGGCCTGGACCGTCGTCACGCCGCCGCCGGTGACGCACGGCAGCTGGCAGGCCACGACGACGACCACGAGCAGCGCTACAACGGTGGTCATGGCGATGCCAGTTGCTGCTGCAGGGCGAGGCGCCATGGATGGATGGACGGATGAGCTGAAAGCTGGATGCAGAAGGAACTAGTAAGAGAGAAGAAGGTGCGCGGCTCAGTGAAGGGCTTGGATGGATTCAGCGGGAGGAAGAGGCGAGGGGAATGGTGACGTACGTCGATGCCACTGGAGATCGAGACCGGGATTTATGGAGGCCGGCCGGCGGGGTGCGCTGGCAAGAAGAGACCTCGAGTGAGTCAATCAATGGCGTCCCGGGCGCGCATGGTCTGTCTGGCACCCTCGCTCGCTAGTCGCTAGTCAGCCGGCCGGCCGGAGTCCACGAGATCTTGCATACAAAGATGAACAAGCCACAAACACACTGATGTAGAACGCGTGCATGTTCCGTTTGCCCTTTCTTATGAGCAGTGATTTCTTCCCCTCGCTCCTTGATCATTTACATCTGTCACCTTGGCCCGGCACTATTAGGAAAGACCAAAATGGGCTCATTCTTTCCTTTTTGAAATGTTTGGTTTGTGGGGTTTGGAGTCAGATGGAATGGAAGTTTAAGTGGAAAAGGTATAAGAGTGAGGGAGCCAACTCGCACCAATGTCTTCCGATGGGGTCCTTCTTAATTCGTCGGCACGGCTCCGTTGCGGAATAATTCCTATCATGTGGGAAAAAGAGTAAAAATCTATTTCTCACGCCTAATCCCTCCACAAACTCCACTCGCCTTCTACCCAGAAGGTTACCAAACAGATTGTACTTATCACCGACCTTGGGGGTGGGGTGGGAGGGGGGTGCGGGGGGCGGGGGTCACATGGCCACTATGAATTGAGCACAGCGGCAAAGGGTCGCAACTGACCACACTCGCCTCTCACAAACGAGCATAGCACATCGTCACTTATATCAAAGCCGAAAAGGGACTCCAATAGAGGTTTATAGGGGGTATGGGTGCGAAGATAGGTcacttagattattatttttttgcgaaaaaacttccaatctattcatcttcaatcatggcagtgcaacgaataccaaaaataataaaaattacatccagattcgtagaacacctagcgacgactacaagcactgaagcgagccgaaggcacgccgccgtcatcgcccctctctAGTCGGAGTCGGGCAAAACTTGTTGCAGTAGATagtcgggaagtcatcgtgctaagaccccataggaccagcgcagcaGCACAACAATcgccgccgatgaagagtagcgtagatcagaaggatccaacctgaaaacacaTGAACGTAGACGAACTACgagcagatccgagcaaatccaccaaggacagatccgccggagacgcatctccacacgcccaccgatgatACTAGACACACCATcgggacgggggctaggcggggagaaccttattccatcttcagggagccgccgccgtctcgtcttcctaaGCATGACACAAACCCCAACAAAACGCGAAAAAACAACTGAAAACAAAGCCCTCCTGCCGACAAGGACCGAGATCCATCGCGCCGCCATGGTCCTAAGGCCATCGGAGACGAGGCAAGGGTACTCTAGACTTTTCTTGGGGAAGAGGCTCTGTTCAGGTCCCAAGTACAGGTCACTTAGATTGGAGAGGGCAAATCTCCAGAGTGCAATGAAAGAAAGGGTTAAAGATGAAATCCCATTATCCGATCCAGGCCAATGAGACTTTTCACCAAATATCCCTCAATCCTAGCTAGGAAACACTGAGAAAATATGCATTCATATTGTCTTGAAATTAAGTCTGAATGTCCCAATACAAGAAGGGGTTTTGAGGAGGCCTTTTGGGATGAACTTCAAATCATGCAAAAATACCTTTGTTCAAGCTACCACTAAACGTGAGGCACAGCATTAAAGATAGTACCCCAGTCCCCAGATCGGgtgaaacaggagacaaataagaaaaTCGTACTTGATCACCTCTGCTGCTACATCTACAGTACTAGCAAGGTCATCTGGCTAGTAGCTAGTTCATCTACCACAAAATTCAAGAGCCCATATGTATAGCAGAGCTAGAGGCTGCAGCAAATTCAAAGCAGAACACACCAGACCTGAAAAGGGGATCATACCTACCTCTGGAGATTAATTACGGTAGGAAGTAGAGTACACGCATCCAATATTGTTGCAAAGATCAATAGAGTGGTGCATACACTAAGTGCGGTGCAGTAGATAAATGTGATGATATAGTATATTGGTTTGGTTTTGAGCTCCTTTTTACTGTTGTCGGTCGCTGAAATTTACGTTCATCCCATCAGCTTGCATGTGCTTGATAAGGAACTCGAAGCCCGGGGCCCCCCTTGAAAATAAGTAACGAGTTGTTGCACGTAGATGTTTACAAACATGTGTCGTCTCGTTTCTGCTTATCAAGTCCGTATTTGTTCTTAGCTTAGCTAAAGTTCCTATCAATCGAGCTCATGAGTAGCTCCTTAAACTCATTTGTACTCTCCCCTTCTCAACATATTTTTCTAGGTCGGATTTAATATAATTGTGCTAAATTCGAGACACTTATTTTAAGACGAAGGGAGTATTTCACTAGCTCGGGTGTAGACCTTTTAATCACAATTGGCTTTGCCCGCATCACAGAACACAAATCTTCTGTTGGTATGTCTCGGAGTTGAATAGTGGCAAAGTTGATTAGGCGAGTTGTCATTATGAAACCctgcaaaaaaggaaaaaagagttgTCATCATGAAACACACTCATGGCACAATGACGCTATAGTGTTGGACGTACGAGAAGCGGTAACTGGCGTTTGCAAGCACTCATGAGCTTTTTAACGATCTAaacttctttttttttttttgcggatgtAACGATCCAAACTGAGCTTAAATTTTATCTTGTTAGGATAGCGAGCCTCTAAACCTTAAGGAGCCACACATGCTCGTTATCTGCCCGTACTTGCAAACAAAATGCTTcctccttttttaaaaaaaataagccaTCAGATTTGTTATAGAGGATAAACATCAACACAAAGCACCTCACACAAAGAAAAAAATTACAAGGATGTCCCTGagacgcacatcagcttgaagttcCATCACGAGCCACAAGTGCACCGTCGCTGCCACCATTGCTGCTCCCGAGCCTCGGCTGGCCAAACTTTGTTTGTAAACGCGGATTGGAAGTCTCCGTGCTACGGTCTCGAAGGACCAGCGTGACCGAGCATGAGCTGAAGTTGTGGAAGCCGATATCGCACGAATATCCAAAGAAGTCAGAGAACACAGACTCGTGGGATCCATGAGGAGCAAAATTGAGCTTCACCGGGTGCGCCCGATCCGCTGCTGCCATCGACGAATTGTAGACCAGAGCAACCATCAAGCCGCCTGAGAGGGCCTAGaacttgttagagttgtgtcgaatattattgtacaagttaggttacagttggactttatTTTGGACTGTATGTAGACAGGGTAGGAGTCACCACCAAGACGTCGACCATCCCAGGAGCACACAAACCGCCGGATCCGCAGATTGACGGGAGGGCATGCCACTCTCATCCCAGCGCCGCCCCGAAGCAACACCaatgtgaagaggaggtggcggatTACGTCGATCCCTTCCAATTAACGCCGATGGGGACTAAGCTAACCTTATCTACACGATGGGATGAGAAGAACCTCGCCTTCGTCCCGTCTGCCGGCGGCCGGAATCCAATGTCGCCGTGCCGTCTTCTCCCTCTAACTCCCGCCACTTCCACCACCCATCCCCGCCGCTCCCACCGGCACGCGGCGGATGGCGAGGGCCGCCGTCTCCCCGCGCTCCTCCTCTCGGCGCCTAGGGCATGCAGGGCTCcgtagcgccgccgcctccccgtccATCCATTACTCCCGTCGGAGAAAACCCTATGTCCTCGTCGTTATTCCTCCCCTCCGTCGTGCTCGACCCGTCTCCCGGGCACAGCCTCCGTAGTCCGTTCCGTTCGTGGTGAGATTTCGCGGCCGTCTCTAATTGGGGAAATGGGAGAAAGCATACAGAGGTCAAAGCCTCAGATCCAATGCTGGCCTTTTATGTTCTCATGACCAGTTATTTCTGTAAATTTTGCTAGATTTCTTAAACCAACCTCTGcatcgtgtaattttcatcttataTACATTGTGTCCCGTCCCATTTAATCTATCTGAATTCTGAACATATGCATGTAGGTTCAGCAAGGGAGCGGCGAGAAGGCACCGAACACGTCCAGGATATCTAGTCTAAGGTCCTTGGATGGAGTTGCTCTGACTCCAGCAATGGCACGAAAAGAAAACCATCTCTCTGTTTCTTTCCCTTTTACATTTTTATATAAAAGGGGAGGTTTTTCTGGCTGTTGAGGTGGAGCAGAGACTCGCCATACAAGTGAGTGAGAGACGATCATCCATGCCATGTCAAAACCCTGTCCATCGCCCGGGAGGCCCCTATTTTTAGAAGCCTTTCGCCTCGTCTTCTGCCTCCTCCTTTGCCTCCTCTCCACAGTCTGATTTAGAGACCTTGCATGCATGCCTTGCCTGCCGCCTATCCACAATTTAGTTCCTCTAGTTTTGTGGGTGCTAGATCCCTTTCCCCAAACCCACTCCGTCGCGCTAGCACATTTGAAGCCTGAATTTCCCCACAAGGTCTGGTGAGATGCTGTCATCCTTTCCCTTAATTCTGCAACTATTTTGCTTGCGCCTCTGCGATTATTGTCTGAATTGATTCGTGAAGAGACACAGATTTGTCTATCTTGCATCTCTCGTGAACGCATGGTACTTACGTATGTTGCATCTGTTGTGAAATTTGTGTGATGCAGCAGGGTGCTCGTCTCTAACCCGAATGGGAGCAACATATCCTCTCGTTTTCTTGATCCTCTTACTTCTTCATGGAACCAAGGCTGCTTCGGATCCTCCAGTACCGGGATGGCTGACTCTGAGTGGTAAGCATCTAGCCCATTGCTGAGTTATGAATTGGGATTTTTTTTTGGTTTAGCATGCGACAAAGGAAAAGCGCGTATTTTGTATAGAAGAATGTGAGCTAGAAAGTATGTTCTTTCAGCCTACATTATGGTTTGTCTGCCGTGCTGCTAATCTTTCTAGTACTGTCCTACAGGTCGTCGTCCTCTAGTCATTGCTCGTGGGGGTTTGTCTGGGGTAGTGCCTGAGTCAAGCCAGCTTGCATACAGCATGGCAATGGGAAGTAGCTTGTGTGAGGTGGTTCTGTTCTGCGACCTGCAATTCTCTAGCGACGGTGTGGGCTTCTGCCATGGCAGCTTGAGACTTGACAATTCGTCAAATATTGCTGAGAAGTTCGCTGACAGGGGCTCGACTTATCAAGTGAATGGACGAGATGTTCAAGGATGGTTTTCTCTGGATTTCAAATCAGAGGAGCTACATAGTGTCCTATGTAAGCAGAAAAAATAATCTTGGTTATCTTGAAAATCATAACCGTAAAATCAAAGTACTTTATCCATGCTCCATGATGAAGTTAGCAATTGCAAACGTGGTAAAAACACATATATTTTTCCATATTTGGAGTGAATAAGGTTCAAATGGATCCTTGAAAGTTTTTTTCTTCCAAATGGTTGATCCTTTGAAATCATTTCTGATTTTCCATTTAGGTTCTGTTTttaattcttcttcttttttcctgtTGCAAAGTATTGACTTGTCACGTGGTTTGATTATCCCTCAGTGGTTCAGAATGTTTTGTCTCGCTCAAATACATTTGACAGAACACAGGAACTGTTGTCGCTTGACAATGTGGTTCAAAGCGTCTTGGCTCAAAAAGGCGAGCTTCATGTAATTTGGGTCAACATAGAGGTAGATGTGGTTTCACTAACATTCAAAGATTCACCAAGGATCTCTTTGTACTGTACCATGTTCTCTATCTAATAGAAGTTCATATTTTCTTTAGTACAACTCGTTTTTTCTGGAGCACGGATTAAGTGGCGAAGATTACATATTGGGACTACCAAAAGAATTTCCTGTCACTCGCGTCTCCTCACCAGAATTTGCATTCTTAAAAAGTCTCAGTGGAAAGGTCAGAAGTGATATAAAGTTGATTTTCCGGTTTCTCCGTGAAGACCTTGTTGAGCCTACGACAAAGAGAACATATGGAGAACTTCTGAAAGACCTGAAATCTATCAAGGCCTTTGCATCGGGGATTCTTGTTCCCAAGCAATTTATTTGGCCACAGAATAAGGATATGTACTTGGAGCCGTCTACCAGTTTGGTCAAAGATGCACATGCCCTAGGGCTGGAAGTGTACGCATCTGGATTTGCCAATGATGATCCCTGTATGAGTTACAACTACAGCTATGATCCCAGCGCGGAAATCTTGCAGTTCATAGACAATTCAGACTTCTCGGTCGACGGCGTTTTAACAGACAATCCACCTACCGCATCAGGAGCCATAGGTAAGAACGGAAATGGAAGAAGCTATAACTGAAATGGATGTTGATGAAAATTTTgaaatgttactttatacatgatagGAACGTACCCGTACAATTTAGCTCTTCGTTTTTGATTCCTGTTGACAACATCTTCATGAGGATCCTTTAATTGCAGTGTGCATGGCACATACCAAGGGCAATGCATTCGTTTTTCCTATTGCTAAAGATGGAGCTCCTCCAGGTAATCTGGCAATCTTCTCCTGATCCATGGTGTTGCTTTGCTAACTTATCATCATCTTGTAACACAATATACTGATCCCTCCACTCAAGCAGGAGTAGAAGCAAACGTCAGGCCACTGATCATAACCCACAATGGTGCGAGTGGCGTCTTCTCAGACAGCACGGACCTTGCCTACCAACAAGCGGTGAAAGATGGCGCGGACATAATAGATTGCTGGGTCCGGATGTCGAAAGACGGGGTCGCCTTCTGCCTGGGCTCTACAGATCtcaacagcagcacgacagcagCCACAACTTTCTTGGAAAAAATGACAACTGTCAATGAGATACAGAACAAGTCGGGCATTTTCTCGTTTGATCTCTTATGGAGCGAGATCCAAACCTTAAAACGTGCGAAGCAAGACATACTCCTTATTTTGTTCTGCCAAAGATTTGCATACACTAACATTGATGTCACATGTTTTTTGTTCACCGGAGCAGCCAACCTTGTCGGTCCATTCGCAGACGCACGCCTGGAGAGAAATCCTGCGGCGAAGAACGCTGGCAAATTTATGACACTGGCTGAGTTCCTTGATTTTGCAAAAGCCAGCAACATCACTGGTATACTGATTGGCATAGAGGTAGACAGCATATATAGCATCCTACTTTTGACATGATTCATTTGCTCGCTCCTGTTACCTATTGTTGTTATTCTGTCCAACTGATCAAGAGAGGTCTTGTACCTACCGAGTGCAGCATGCTACGTACCTTATAGCCAGAAGCCTTGACGTGGTGGATGCGGTCTCCAAAGCGCTTGTCAAGTCCGGGTACGACAAGGAGACCTGTAAGCAGCGCGTGCTCATACAGTCAGAGGACGCCCCGGTGCTTGCGGCGTTCAAGACGTTCCCCAAGTTCCAGCGGGTGCTGACGATCGAGTTCGACATAAGCGACGCCTCCAAGCCTTCGGTGGATGAGATATTAGAGTTTGCAAACGCGGTGAAGCTCAGGCGCAGCTCTGCCGCGCGGGTCAACGGCTTCTTCCTGGAGGGGTTCACCAATTCCTTGGTCGACAGGCTGCATGCCGGCAATTTGCACGTGTATGTCGGCGTCCTCAAGAATGAGTTCATGAACCTCGCGTTCGACTACTGGGCCGACCCCTTGGTGGAGATCGCCACGGACACGTTGTCGGTGGGCGCCGACGGGATCGTGACCGAGTTCCCTGCCACTGCAGCTGCATACTTCAGTAAGTAACAGTATCTGCTTTGCTTGATGGACACCATGGACGCTTTGGTTAAATCTTCTTCTTCCTGACGCACAATGAAATATATAGTCTGACTTGATCTCTTTGGCGGATGGATTTCAGGGAGCCCATGCGCCAACTACGAAAGAAAGGACCTTCCCTACATGATCGACCCCGCCACACCCGGCGGCTTGCTCCAGCTGGCTGCCACTGGCTCGGTCCCTCCGGCGCCCCCTCCGGCGCCGGTGCTCGAGCCCCAGGACATCCTGCAACAGCAGCTGCCGGTGTGCCCCAACGACCCCATGTTCCGGACCTTCCGCTGCCGCCTGGGGCCCAAGGAGACGCCGACGGGGAAACCTGAGTACAACATCAATATGGCTAGCCTAGATGACTAGGTTCCTTGTGGTGGAACCAGCCCATCCGGGTTCAAGTTCTAAACTTGACATGGGTGCTCTCATAGAAGGTGTGTGCTGCCGACGGGTGAAGAAATGCCAAGACGGACATCATCTTGTTGCAAATACCCCACCCCACTCTTTGCGAGTTTCGCTAAGTTCGTTGTGCATTACATACTGGAATTAATGCGTTAGTTACCTAGTTACGTGGCACTAGAACAACATCGTGTACTGAGTATTCGGACAAGTTTGCTTTTAAAGTGGGCTTTTTTTTTTGTTATGATCCAAGGTAGTTTGCTTTTAAAGTGGGCAATTTTTTTGTTATGATCCAATGTAGGCGTTCTGCCGATGCCGATTTCATATAGATAGATGGAGAAAATGCAAATAAATGCTGGTTTCATATAGATAGATGGACAAAACACAAATAAATACGAAGTGGACCGATTTTTATGAGGAAAGCCGACCGGGGAGTAGTGAGCAAAATCTTTCGAAAACGCCTCCAAGGAGGAAGATGGCGTCAGCAAACGTTGTAGTCGTCAACATTCTTCCAAAACAGAGCATCACACCGATGGCGAAAGGATACGGTCCGGTGCTTATGGAAAGATGATGGCGGTGTTTGTTTGACAGATGATGAAATGCGAGAGTTGGCACTGGTCTTCTATTGTAACCTCTATACTTCTGATGGTTGTGATCAAGTTCAAGAGATGCTCCAGAATATTGATGCATCCGTTTCAATGAGATGAACAACCTGATATCAAGGACTTCTCTGATGATGAGATTGAAAGGGCATTATTTgatactagtggttggggcgcacCGTTGATGCGCCTCCTGAGCGGAAGCTCTGCGGTGCCAGGTAGGTGTTGCCCATTTCAGTTTCTtttttaggcctcctttggtttagaggaatcttgtagaaatttcataggataggatCTCTATAGAAAAAATTTCTTTAGAGCCCTTTGATTTGTAGGAATGgaatcctattcctatggaggaattcttcatatcctccacatttcataggaaaataaacattagcctagactcaatgaaaaaaaattctatgatgtgaatcaaagggcatctccgTTCCATTTCctgctcataggatttgagatacatgtcatctcattttctatgacttttctatt
The sequence above is a segment of the Triticum dicoccoides isolate Atlit2015 ecotype Zavitan chromosome 1A, WEW_v2.0, whole genome shotgun sequence genome. Coding sequences within it:
- the LOC119288176 gene encoding glycerophosphodiester phosphodiesterase GDPDL7-like, which encodes MGATYPLVFLILLLLHGTKAASDPPVPGWLTLSGRRPLVIARGGLSGVVPESSQLAYSMAMGSSLCEVVLFCDLQFSSDGVGFCHGSLRLDNSSNIAEKFADRGSTYQVNGRDVQGWFSLDFKSEELHSVLLVQNVLSRSNTFDRTQELLSLDNVVQSVLAQKGELHVIWVNIEYNSFFLEHGLSGEDYILGLPKEFPVTRVSSPEFAFLKSLSGKVRSDIKLIFRFLREDLVEPTTKRTYGELLKDLKSIKAFASGILVPKQFIWPQNKDMYLEPSTSLVKDAHALGLEVYASGFANDDPCMSYNYSYDPSAEILQFIDNSDFSVDGVLTDNPPTASGAIVCMAHTKGNAFVFPIAKDGAPPGVEANVRPLIITHNGASGVFSDSTDLAYQQAVKDGADIIDCWVRMSKDGVAFCLGSTDLNSSTTAATTFLEKMTTVNEIQNKSGIFSFDLLWSEIQTLKPNLVGPFADARLERNPAAKNAGKFMTLAEFLDFAKASNITGILIGIEHATYLIARSLDVVDAVSKALVKSGYDKETCKQRVLIQSEDAPVLAAFKTFPKFQRVLTIEFDISDASKPSVDEILEFANAVKLRRSSAARVNGFFLEGFTNSLVDRLHAGNLHVYVGVLKNEFMNLAFDYWADPLVEIATDTLSVGADGIVTEFPATAAAYFRSPCANYERKDLPYMIDPATPGGLLQLAATGSVPPAPPPAPVLEPQDILQQQLPVCPNDPMFRTFRCRLGPKETPTGKPEYNINMASLDD